One window of the Bos mutus isolate GX-2022 chromosome X, NWIPB_WYAK_1.1, whole genome shotgun sequence genome contains the following:
- the MED12 gene encoding mediator of RNA polymerase II transcription subunit 12 isoform X1 yields the protein MAAFGILSYEHRPLKRPRLGPPDVYPQDPKQKEDELTALNVKQGFNNQPAVSGDEHGTAKNVNFNPAKISSNFNSIITEKLRCNTLPDIGRRKPQVNQKDNFWLVTARSQSAINTWFTDLAGTKPLTQLAKKVPIFSKKEEVFGYLAKYTVPVMRAAWLIKMTCAYYAAISETKVKKRHIDPFTEWTQIITKCLWEQLQKMAEYYRPGPAGSGGCGSTIGPLPHDVEMAIRQWDYNEKLAMFMFQDGMLDRHEFLTWVLECFEKIRPGEDELLKLLLPLLLRYSGEFVQSAYLSRRLAYFCTRRLALQLDGVSSHSSHVMSAQSTSTLPTTPAPQPPSSSTPSTPFSDLLMCPQHRPLVFGLSCILQTILLCCPSALVWHYSLTDSRIKTGSPLDHLPIAPSNLPMPEGNSAFTQQVRAKLREIEQQIKERGQAVEVRWSFDKCQEATAGFTIGRVLHTLEVLDSHSFERSDFSNSLDSLCNRIFGLGPSKDGHEISSDDDAVVSLLCEWAVSCKRSGRHRAMVVAKLLEKRQAEIEAERCGESEAADEKGSIASGSLSAPSAPIFQDVLLQFLDTQAPMLTDPRSESERVEFFNLVLLFCELIRHDVFSHNMYTCTLISRGDLAFGAPGPRPPSPFDDPADDPERKEAEGSSSSKLEDPGLSESMDIDPSSSVLFEDMEKPDFSLFSPTMPCEGKGSPSPEKPDVEKEVKPPPKEKLEGTLGVLYDQPRHVQYATHFPIPQEESCSHECNQRLVVLFGVGKQRDDARHAIKKITKDILKVLNRKGTAETDQLAPIVPLNPGDLTFLGGEDGQKRRRNRPEAFPTAEDIFAKFQHLSHYDQHQVTAQVSRNVLEQITSFALGMSYHLPLVQHVQFIFDLMEYSLSISGLIDFAIQLLNELSVVEAELLLKSSDLVGSYTTSLCLCIVAVLRHYHACLILNQDQMAQVFEGLCGVVKHGMNRSDGSSAERCILAYLYDLYTSCSHLKSKFGELFSDFCSKVKNTIYCNVEPSESNMRWAPEFMIDTLENPAAHTFTYTGLGKSLSENPANRYSFVCNALMHVCVGHHDSDRVNDIAILCAELTGYCKSLSAEWLGVLKALCCSSNNGTCGFNDLLCNVDVSDLSFHDSLATFVAILIARQCLLLEDLIRCAAIPSLLNAACSEQDSEPGARLTCRILLHLFKTPQLNPCQSDGNKPTVGIRSSCDRHLLAASQNRIVDGAVFAVLKAVFVLGDAELKGSGFTVTGGTEELPEEEGGGGSGSRRQGGRNISVETASLDVYAKYVLRSICQQEWVGERCLKSLCEDSNDLQDPVLSSAQAQRLMQLICYPHRLLDNEDGENPQRQRIKRILQNLDQWTMRQSSLELQLMIKQTPNNEMNSLLENIAKATIEVFQQSAETGSSSGNAASNMPSSSKTKPVLSSLERSGVWLVAPLIAKLPTSVQGHVLKAAGEELENGQHLDSSSRKERDRQKQKSMSLLSQQPFLSLVLTCLKGQDEQREGLLTSLYSQVHQIVTNWRDDQYLDDCKPKQLMHEALKLRLNLVGGMFDTVQRSTQQTTEWAVLLLEIIISGTVDMQSNNELFTTVLDMLSVLINGTLAADMSSISQGSMEENKRAYMNLVKKLRKELAERQSDSLEKVYQLLPLPKPTRDVITCEPQGSLIDTKGNKIAGFDSIFKKEILFPLLQAFKVCVVFSKFQQLTISHFLEQGLQVSTKQKISPWDLFEGLKPSAPLSWGWFGTVRVDRRVARGEEQQRLLLYHTHLRPRPRAYYLEPLPLPPEDEEPPAPTLLEPEKKAPEPPKTDKPGAAPPSTEERKKKSTKGKKRSQPAAKTEDYGMGPGRSGPYGVTVPPDLLHHANPSSISHLSYRQSSIGLYTQNQPLPAGGPRVDPYRPVRLPMQKLPTRPPYPGVLPTTMTGVMGLEPASYKTSVYRQQQPAVPQGQRLRQQLQAKISQGMLGQSSVHQMTPSSSYGLQTSQGYTPYVSHVGLQQHTGPAGTMVPPSYSSQPYQSTHPSTNPTLVDPTRHLQQRPSGYVHQQAPTYGHGLTSTQRFSHQTLQQTPMIGTMTPLGPQGVQAGIRSASILPEQQQQQQQQQQQQQQQQQQQQQQQQQYHIRQQQQQILRQQQQQQQQQQQQQQQQQQQQQQQAHQQQQQQAAPPQPQPQSQPQFQRQGLQQTQQQQQTAALVRQLQQQLSNTQPQPSTNIFGRY from the exons ATGGCGGCCTTCGGGATCTTGAGCTACGAACACCGGCCCCTGAAGCGGCCGCGGCTGGGGCCTCCTGATGTGTACCCTCAAGATCCCAAACAGAAGGAG GATGAATTAACGGCCTTGAATGTAAAACAAGGTTTCAATAACCAGCCCGCTGTCTCTGGGGATGAACATGGCACTGCCAAGAATGTCAACTTTAATCCTGCCAAG ATCAGTTCCAACTTCAACAGCATCATTACAGAGAAGTTACGTTGTAACACCCTCCCTGACATTGGGCGAAGGAAGCCCCAAGTGAACCAGAAGGACAACTTCTGGCTGGTGACTGCACGATCCCAGAGTGCCATTAACACTTGGTTTACTGATCTGGCTGGTACCAAGCCACTCACACAACTAGCCAAAAAG GTCCCCATTTTCAGTAAGAAGGAAGAAGTGTTTGGGTATTTAGCCAAATACACAGTGCCTGTGATGCGGGCCGCCTGGCTCATTAAGATGACCTGTGCCTACTATGCAGCAATCTCAGAGACCAAGGTTAAGAAGAGACATATTGACCCCTTCACAG AATGGACTCAGATCATCACCAAGTGCTTATGGGAGCAGCTTCAAAAGATGGCTGAATACTACCGGCCAGGGCCTGCTGGAAGTGGGGGCTGTGGCTCCACTATAGGCCCCTTGCCCCATGATGTTGAGATGGCAATCCGGCAGTGGGACTACAACGAGAAGCTGGCCATGTTCATGTTTCAG GACGGAATGCTGGACAGACATGAGTTTCTGACCTGGGTACTTGAGTGTTTTGAGAAAATCCGCCCTGGAGAGGATGAATTGCTTAAACTGCTGCTGCCCCTGCTGCTTCGA TACTCTGGAGAGTTTGTTCAGTCTGCGTACCTCTCCCGCCGCCTCGCCTACTTCTGTACACGGAGACTGGCCCTGCAGCTGGATGGTGTGAGCAGTCACTCATCTCATGTGATGTCTGCTCAGTCGACAAGCACACTGCCCACCACCCCTGCTCCTCAGCCCCCAAGTAGCAGCACACCCTCTACACCCTTTAGTGACCTGCTTATGTGCCCTCAGCACCGGCCCCTAGTTTTTGGCCTCAGCTGTATCCTTCAG ACCATCCTGCTGTGTTGTCCTAGTGCCCTGGTTTGGCACTATTCACTGACTGATAGTCGAATCAAGACTGGCTCACCACTTGACCACCTGCCTATTGCCCCCTCCAACCTGCCCATGCCAGAGGGCAACAGTGCCTTCACTCAGCAG GTCCGTGCAAAGTTGCGGGAGATCGAGCAACAGATCAAGGAGCGAGGACAGGCCGTTGAGGTTCGCTGGTCTTTTGATAAGTGCCAGGAAGCTACTGCAG GCTTCACCATTGGACGAGTACTCCATACTTTGGAGGTGTTGGACAGCCATAGTTTTGAACGCTCTGACTTCAGCAACTCTCTTGATTCCCTCTGTAATCGAATCTTTGGATTGGGGCCTAGCAAGGATGGGCACGAG ATCTCCTCAGATGATGATGCAGTGGTATCGTTACTGTGTGAATGGGCTGTCAGCTGCAAGCGTTCTGGTCGGCATCGTGCGATGGTGGTAGCCAAgctgctggagaagagacaggcagAGATTGAGGCTGAG CGTTGTGGAGAATCGGAAGCTGCAGATGAGAAGGGTTCCATTGCCTCTGGCTCCCTTTCTGCTCCCAGTGCTCCCATTTTCCAAGATGTCCTCTTACAGTTTCTGGATACACAGGCTCCCATGCTGA cGGACCCCCGAAGTGAGAGTGAGCGAGTGGAATTCTTTAACTTGGTACTGCTGTTCTGTGAACTGATTCGACATGATGTTTTCTCCCACAACATGTACACTTGCACCCTCATCTCCCGAGGGGACCTTGCCTTCGGAGCCCCTGGTCCCCGGCCTCCCTCTCCCTTTGATGACCCAGCTGATGACCCAGAGCGCAAGGAGGCtgagggcagcagcagcagcaagctggag GATCCAGGGCTCTCAGAGTCTATGGACATTGACCCTAGCTCCAGTGTGCTCTTTGAGGACATGGAAAAGCCTGATTTCTCA TTGTTCTCCCCTACTATGCCCTGTGAGGGGAAGGGCAGTCCATCCCCTGAGAAACCAGATGTTGAGAAGGAGGTGAAGCCCCCACCCAAGGAGAAGCTAGAAGGAACCCTTGGGGTTCTTTATGACCAGCCACGGCATGTGCAGTATGCCACACACTTTCCCATCCCCCAG GAGGAGTCATGCAGCCATGAGTGCAACCAGCGGTTGGTCGTACTGTTTGGGGTGGGAAAGCAGCGAGATGATGCCCGCCATGCCATCAAGAAAATTACCAAGGATATCCTGAAGGTTCTGAACCGCAAGGGGACAGCAGAAACTG ACCAGCTTGCTCCTATTGTGCCTCTGAATCCTGGAGACCTGACATTCTTAG GTGGGGAGGATGGACAGAAGCGGCGACGAAACCGACCTGAAGCTTTTCCCACTGCCGAGGATATCTTTGCTAAGTTCCAGCACCTTTCACATTATGACCAACATCAGGTCACGGCTCAG GTCTCCCGGAATGTTCTGGAGCAGATCACGAGCTTTGCCCTTGGCATGTCATACCACTTGCCTCTGGTGCAGCATGTGCAGTTTATCTTCGACCTCATGGAATATTCACTCAGCATCAGTGGCCTCATCGACTTTGCCATTCAG CTGCTGAATGAACTGAGTGTAGTCGAGGCCGAACTGCTTCTCAAATCCTCAGATCTGGTGGGCAGCTACACCACCAGCCTGTGCCTGTGCATCGTGGCTGTCCTGCGCCACTATCATGCCTGCCTCATCCTCAACCAGGACCAGATGGCACAGGTCTTTGAGGG GCTGTGTGGCGTAGTTAAGCATGGGATGAACCGATCTGATGGTTCCTCTGCAGAACGCTGTATCCTTGCATATCTCTATGATCTGTACACCTCCTGTAGCCATTTAAAGAGCAAATTTGGGGAACTCTTCAG TGACTTCTGCTCCAAGGTGAAGAACACCATCTACTGCAACGTGGAGCCGTCAGAGTCCAACATGCGCTGGGCACCCGAGTTCATGATCGACACTTTAGAGAACCCCGCCGCTCACACCTTCACCTACACGGGGCTAGGCAAGAGTCTTAGTGAGAACCCTGCTAACCGCTACAGCTTTGTCTGCAATGCCCTTATGCACGTCTGTGTGGGGCACCATGATTCGGATAG GGTGAATGACATCGCCATCCTGTGTGCAGAGCTGACCGGCTATTGCAAGTCACTGAGTGCAGAGTGGCTGGGAGTGCTTAAGGCCTTGTGCTGCTCCTCTAACAATGGCACTTGTGGTTTCAACGACCTCCTCTGCAATGTAGAT GTCAGTGACCTGTCTTTTCACGACTCCCTGGCCACTTTTGTTGCCATCCTCATCGCTCGGCAGTGTTTGCTCCTGGAGGATCTGATTCGCTGTGCGGCCATCCCTTCACTCCTTAATGCTG CTTGCAGTGAACAGGACTCTGAGCCAGGGGCCCGGCTTACCTGCCGCATCCTCCTCCACCTTTTCAAGACACCTCAACTCAATCCTTGCCAATCGGATGGAA ACAAGCCTACTGTAGGAATCCGCTCCTCCTGTGACCGCCACCTGCTGGCTGCCTCCCAGAACCGCATCGTGGATGGAGCTGTGTTTGCTGTTCTCAAGGCTGTGTTTGTACTTG GGGATGCGGAACTGAAGGGTTCGGGCTTCACTGTGACAGGAGGAACAGAAGAGCttccagaggaggaaggaggaggtggcAGTGGCAGTCGGAGGCAGGGTGGCCGCAACATCTCTGTGGAGACAGCCAGTCTGGATGTCTATGCCAAGTACGTGCTACGCAGCATCTGCCAGCAG GAATGGGTAGGAGAACGTTGCCTTAAATCGCTGTGTGAGGACAGCAATGACCTGCAAGACCCAGTGTTGAGCAGTGCCCAGGCCCAGCGCCTCATGCAGCTTATCTGCTACCCACATCGGCTGCTGGACAACGAGGATGGGGAAAACCCACAGCGGCAACGCATTAAGCGTATTCTCCAG AACTTGGACCAGTGGACCATGCGCCAGTCTTCATTGGAACTGCAGCTCATGATCAAGCAGACCCCTAACAAT GAGATGAACTCCCTCTTAGAGAACATCGCCAAGGCCACAATCGAGGTTTTCCAACAGTCTGCAGAGACAGGGTCATCTTCTGGAAATGCTGCAAGCAACATGCCCAGCAGCAGCAAGACCAAGCCTGTGCTCAG CTCTCTAGAACGCTCGGGTGTATGGCTAGTGGCTCCTCTCATTGCCAAACTGCCCACCTCAGTCCAGGGGCATGTGTTAAAGGCTGCTGGGGAAGAATTGGAGAACGGCCAGCACCTGGACTCCTCTTCCCGCAAAGAACGTGATCGACAAAAGCAAAAGAG CATGTCCCTGTTGAGCCAGCAGCCCTTCTTATCCCTGGTGCTGACATGTCTGAAGGGGCAGGATGAGCAGCGTGAGGGACTCCTTACCTCGCTCTACAGCCAGGTCCACCAG ATTGTGACTAATTGGAGAGATGACCAGTATTTAGACGATTGCAAACCAAAGCAGCTAATGCATGAGGCACTCAAACTGCGGCTCAACCTG GTGGGGGGCATGTTTGACACAGTGCAGCGCAGCACCCAGCAGACCACGGAGTGGGCTGTGCTCCTCCTGGAGATCATCATCAGCGGCACTGTCGACATGCAGTCCAACAA CGAGCTCTTCACCACTGTCCTGGACATGCTAAGCGTGCTCATCAATGGGACCCTAGCTGCAGACATGTCCAGCATCTCCCAGGGCAGCATGGAGGAAAACAAACGTGCCTACATGAACCTGGTGAAGAAGCTGCGG AAAGAGTTGGCGGAACGCCAGTCGGATAGTCTGGAAAAAGTTTACCAGCTGCTGCCACTGCCCAAGCCGACTCGAGATGTGATCACGTGTGAGCCGCAGGGCTCCCTTATTGACACCAAGGGCAACAAGATTGCTGGCTTTGACTCCATCTTCAAGAAGGAG ATACTTTTCCCTCTCCTGCAAGCCTTCAAGGTCTGTgttgtattttccaagtttcaGCAGCTCactatttctcattttctggaGCAGGGTCTTCAGGTTTCCACCAAACAAAAGATCTCTCCCTGGGATCTTTTTGAGGGCTTGAAGCCATCAGCGCCACTGTCTTGGGGCTGGTTTGGAACAGTCCGGGTGGACCGGCGCGTGGCCCGTGGAGAGGAGCAGCAGCGGCTGCTGCTGTACCACACACACCTGAGGCCCCGGCCCCGCGCCTACTACCTGGAGCCACTGCCACTGCCTCCAGAAGACGAGgaaccccctgcccccaccctgctaGAGCCTGAAAAAAAGGCTCCAGAGCCCCCCAAAACTGACAAACCTGGAGCTGCTCCACCCAGCACTGAGGAACGTAAGAAGAAGTCCACCAAGGGCAAGAAGCGCAGCCAGCCTGCCGCCAAGACGGAA GACTATGGAATGGGCCCAGGCCGAAGTGGCCCCTACGGAGTGACAGTGCCTCCAGACCTCCTGCACCATGCCAACCCTAGCTCCATCTCCCACCTTAGCTACAGGCAGAGCTCCATAGGCCTCTACACCCAGAACCAGCCACTGCCAGCAG GTGGCCCCCGTGTGGATCCATACCGCCCTGTGCGGTTACCGATGCAGAAGCTGCCTACCCGCCCACCTTACCCTGGAGTGCTGCCCACGACCATGACTGGTGTCATGGGACTGGAACCTGCCTCCTACAAGACATCTGTGTACCGACAGCAGCAGCCTGCAGTGCCCCAAGGACAGCGCCTTCGCCAACAGCTCCAGGCAAAGATA AGTCAAGGGATGTTGGGACAGTCATCTGTCCATCAGATGACTCCCAGTTCTTCGTACGGTTTGCAGACCTCCCAG ggCTATACTCCTTATGTTTCTCATGTGGGATTGCAGCAACACACAGGCCCTGCAGGTACCATGGTGCCCCCCAGCTACTCCAGCCAGCCTTACCAGAGCACCCACCCTTCTACCAATCCTACTCTTGTAGATCCTACTCGCCACCTGCAGCAGCGGCCCAGTGGCTATGTGCACCAGCAGGCCCCAACCTACGGACATGGGCTGACCTCCACTCAAAG GTTTTCCCACCAGACACTGCAGCAAACACCCATGATAGGCACCATGACCccactgggcccccagggtgTCCAGGCTGGCATCCGGTCGGCTTCCATCCTgcctgaacagcagcagcagcagcagcagcagcagcaacagcagcagcagcagcagcagcagcagcagcagcagcagcaacagtaccaTAtccggcagcagcagcagcagatcctgCGG cagcagcaacagcagcagcagcagcaacagcagcaacagcagcagcagcagcaacagcagcagcaacaagcacaccagcagcagcagcagcaggcggctcctcctcagccccagccccagtccCAGCCCCAG TTCCAGCGCCAGGGGCTTCAGCAgacacagcaacaacaacagacagCAGCTTTGGTCCGGCAGCTCCAACAACAGCTCTCTA ACACCCAGCCACAGCCCAGTACCAACATATTTGGAcgctactga